The segment ATAATCAATAGTACTTGATTTCGCTAGAAAACTTTCTTTAGAAACAACCCAGCCTAATCCAACCGATCCAAAAGTACCCCATTTGTTATTAATGAAACGAGAAGAACCATCTCTACGAGCAGATGCTGTCAAAAAATATTTTTGCTGATAGTTGTAGTTTAACTGAGCAAAATAACTTTCTAGTGTCCAACCTAATCTATAGTTTGTAGGAGTGGCATATTCTGTAGTATATTGATAAAGCGATTCAGCCATAGGAACCACCGCTCCAGTTGCTCCTGCTGATAATATATCATATCTGTACTCTGTAGATTCATGCGCCACAAAAGCTTCTACACCATGTTTTCCAGCAAAACTTTTGTTAAAACGCAACAATTGCAAAAAGTTCTGATTAGTCGTTTTAGTTTTTGTTATAAACAATGAACCTTCACTACCTGCGTTTTGCCCATAAAATGGATTACCAACACTTGTTGCATCATTTGTTTCATATTGTCCACTGTAACGTGTTTCAAAATCCAACGAATTCGTTATGTTGATTTCAGTATTAAAATTACCCAAAAATGTACTTGCGTCAGTTTGCTCTTTATTCAAAGTAGCTTCAGCAATTCCATTTGAGTTGTTTAAAAACCTTCTCACAGGGTTTCCATTATCACCATTACCAAAATCAAACTGATAGCCTCCAAAATATGGATCTGCCACTAGATTTCCAGCTGCATCTCTCAAATATGGATCATAAATTGGAGGTGCACCAACAGTGTAAGAAAATAAGTTTACAGAAGTAGATTGGTCAGCGCCGTCTGTTTGCATATATCTACCACCAGAGTAAGACATATTACCTCCTATTTTGAACCAGTCATTAACTTTGCTTTCTAAATTTAAACGAGTAGTATAACGTTTGTAGCTCGAATTTACAGCCGCACCTTTATCATCTAAATAACCAAACGAAGTTGCATATTTAGTTTTATCATTTCCACCGCTAAATTGAACGTTTGCTTCACTTCTAAATCCAGTACCAAAAGCAGTATCCTTCCATGAAGTTGGCGTGTATCTACGAGTAACTCCAGTAGCCACCCTTCCTGTTGCAGGGTCAATAACTTGGTCACCAGGAACATTCCACATATTATACGCAGGATCAAGACCAATAGCATTAGTACTATCAAACAAGTTATTGCTTGCATATGCATCTGGATTTGGATTACCACTTAAAAATGCATTTTGTCTCAACTCACTCCAAGCTAAACCAATATACTCTTCAGGCGAAGTAAGAACATCATAATTAGGCAATGAAAAACTATTAACACTTGTTTTTACATCAACCGAAATTACTGACTTACCAGCTTTACCTTGCTTTGTTGTAATCAAAATAACCCCATTAGCTCCACGAGAACCATAAATAGATGTAGCCGCAGCATCTTTCAAAACAGTAATGTTTGCAATATCCTCTGGATTAATTGCTGAAATATCACTACTATATGGAGCTCCATCCACAACATATAGAGGTGCACGGTTACCATTAATAGATCCAAAACCACGAATACGTATTGTAGCATCAGCACCCGGAGCTCCACTACCAGTAATAACGCTAACACCAGCAACCTCACCTCTTAGTGATTGAGATACGTTAGAAACTGTTTTAGCTTCTAAATTTTCAGTTTTAATTTTTGTTGC is part of the Flavobacterium sangjuense genome and harbors:
- a CDS encoding SusC/RagA family TonB-linked outer membrane protein — encoded protein: MRSKFKWIFTLLLALSMQFSFAQEKTVTGVVSDKTGPLPGANVVVKGTKNSTQTDFDGKFTIKAKAGDVLEVSFTGYSTKSISVGASNTYNASLDEASTALSEVIVVGYGKTTKEAYTGTATKIKTENLEAKTVSNVSQSLRGEVAGVSVITGSGAPGADATIRIRGFGSINGNRAPLYVVDGAPYSSDISAINPEDIANITVLKDAAATSIYGSRGANGVILITTKQGKAGKSVISVDVKTSVNSFSLPNYDVLTSPEEYIGLAWSELRQNAFLSGNPNPDAYASNNLFDSTNAIGLDPAYNMWNVPGDQVIDPATGRVATGVTRRYTPTSWKDTAFGTGFRSEANVQFSGGNDKTKYATSFGYLDDKGAAVNSSYKRYTTRLNLESKVNDWFKIGGNMSYSGGRYMQTDGADQSTSVNLFSYTVGAPPIYDPYLRDAAGNLVADPYFGGYQFDFGNGDNGNPVRRFLNNSNGIAEATLNKEQTDASTFLGNFNTEINITNSLDFETRYSGQYETNDATSVGNPFYGQNAGSEGSLFITKTKTTNQNFLQLLRFNKSFAGKHGVEAFVAHESTEYRYDILSAGATGAVVPMAESLYQYTTEYATPTNYRLGWTLESYFAQLNYNYQQKYFLTASARRDGSSRFINNKWGTFGSVGLGWVVSKESFLAKSSTIDYLKLKASYGIIGDQGTSLQYGFRIYNLTPLTGGILYTPNATRPNPELTWETSKIAQVGFESSWFDRLNLDVDYYVKNTTNLFFDNALPASSGYTNIQINSGKLQNSGLEFDINYQLLKGKNADDFKLSLGVNGEMLKSKMVDMPEDYTTGEEKIFQFDPNTGLAALVKGHSLYEYYMREWVGVDPATGLGMYNLYYNDVNDDGIFNNGDEAIGNYTNFLNDHPDANVMRTVTNNSSIATQKFTGKSAIPKVRGAFRLNASYRNFDLTTQFGYSFGGYAYDNGYATLMQTGDQIGSNNYHVDIRDRWQQPGDITNVPRMSAGFATEDTYSSATSTRFLIKSDYIAFNNAKLGYTLPKSYADRLGLSKFNVYISGDNLALFSARKGFNPQTFTSTSGIGGYIPMTTFSIGSKIEF